The genomic region TTGTCCGGTTATTCTTTTAGGTCGCTTTAGATTTTTTATTAACCGTCTGTAAGTTATCGCTACATGGGGGATGCCCACGCGGCGGGGGTGAAGGCGCGAAGTCGCCGTAACCCCCAAGAGCGTCAAATCTTTTCAGGTTTTTTTATAAAAGCCGAATTTTTTTCAATAACTGGAATCAAAACTATCTCTCGATAGTCAAAGATGGGGGTTGAGACCCCCATGCCCCCGATCGCGATGAATGCCGCCGCCCCCGAAGGGGCGCCCCCGCGGCGGGTCAGGGACTTGTTATCCTTTTTAATTCGATATGATCCTTCCCTTAGCAAGGCTTCCATCACGCCCGTTCCCAATAAGATTCGAACGATTAGACTGGGGTAGCGAATCATAGTTTGAAGCACAGGTTAATTTCCCAAAAAGGACAAATGGTACATTCAGACCAAAAGGGAGAATATAACAATGGCAAAGAACTCCGAACCTCTCACCGAGAAAGTACTCGTTTCGACGGATACCAAACAAGCCCTGATGTCCATCAGGGAGCCGGGGGAACGGTACGGGGATGTGATCGGCCGGGTGTTGCAGGAGCGGAAGCGTCATGACTTCATTGCACACCTGGACAAGATTGCCGAAGAAGGAGATTTCGTCCCGCTCGACAGCGATCCCGAATACGCGAGCCTGAAAAAAGAGATGCGCCGTGAGAGTAAACATCGACAAGCGGGCGCTGCAGTACATTAACGGCCTGCCGGAAAAGGATCGCAGGATTGTCAAGCAGCATCTGCTGAAACTTGAAGATCCGTATACTGCCCCGGATGTGGAGTTGCTGCAGAACGGTCACTGCCGGATGCATATCGCCCATTCCTATACTGCGTTCTTCGATGTCCTGCCCGGGGGTATTGTCAACATTCTCGAAGTGATGACGATCGAGGAAGCGCATAAGCGGTACAAGCGGTTCGGGAAATAACCGGGGGGGGGGTAGGGTCAGTTCAAAATATTTTTAGGAGAAGGGGAGGTAGGCACCCTCACCTCTTTTTTTGGAGGGGGGGGTTACCTGTGAGCAAAATGGGGAACCCTACCCCCTTTTCATTATGGAGTTTGAAATTCAACGAATCCAAAAATCCAAAAAATTTCATGAGCATATTTTTTTGTTGAACTGATCCATTTTGTATCGGACTGTAATATCATAGATGGCCCGGATGCCACAGCTCTTTAATATCCGTCCACCCTATCTATACAGGCATACGGGATCCGTCCCGGTGAAAAGGAATGTAGCTCAGCAATGAGCCGAACCTTAGGTGATTACCATGGTAAAATCGATGTACGCCTTCGTCAGGGAGGCATGGAAAGTACCCGCAAAGAGCGGAGTGAAAGAACTCCTCTGGAACCGCATGCAGGAATGGCGCCGTGAAGGCAGCGTTGTCCGCGTCGAACGCCCGACCCGTATCGACCGGGCACGCACCCTTGGCTACAAGGCCAAGCAGGGCATTGCCGTCTGCCGTGTCCAGGTCCGCCGCGGTGGCCGCCGGGTATCCCGGTATGTCCGTGCACGCCGCACAGCAGCGATGGGCAAGAACAGCAAGACAATGGGCAAGAGCATCCAGCGTATTGCCGAAGAGCGCGCGTCCAAGAAATTCCCCAACATGGAAGTGCTCAACTCCTACTGGGTTGGACAGGACGGGAAGCTCAAATACTACGAAGTCATCATGGTTGACGGTCACCACCCCTCGATCAGGGCCGACAAGAACCTTGCATGGATGGCCAACGCCACCCACCGCGGTCGTGCAGAGCGCGGAAAGACCTCAGCAGGTCGCAAGGGTCGCGGTATGAGAGAGAAGGGTATCGGAACCGAAAAGACCCGCCCGAGCATCCGTTCCCACGCGAACCAGGGCAAATAATCTTATCCTCTTTTTACGCAAAGGTATCTTCATGAAGATCACCGATGCCGCTGTATATCCGTACCCGCTCGGAGATGCATCGGTCCGCAGGTTAGCGCTCGAAGCTGCAGCGCTCGGATTTGACAGCATTATTGCAGCCGACGCTCCTTCCGGCACGTATGCAGGAGTTGAGGTGCGTTCAGGGCTTTTTATCCGGGATGTCCCGGTTAAGGATGTCATCTCGGCAGTGAAACGCTCGAAAGATCCCGGCATGGTGATCTCGGTCAATGCGGCAAACAACAGCTTCAACCGTGCAGTGATCGGCGTCAAAGGGGTACACATCCTGCGCGGTATCCAGTCCGCGGACAAAACTGCATTTGACCATGTTGCGGCAAAGATGGCGGCTGATAACCGGGTAGCGGTGGATATCGATCTCTCCCCCATCATTATGGGGCGGAGTGTCGCACGACAGCGGGCGATTCACCGGTATCTGGATATCTTGGTGCTGGAACAGCGCTTTGAGTTCCCGGTCACGCTGTCCACGCATGCCCGTTCCCTGCTCGATATGCGGAATGTCCGGGACATCGCCGGGCTCTGTAGTCTCATTGGCATGGATGTGCCGGATGTGGAACGTGCGCTTGCCGGTGTCGGGACGGTTCTGACACCTCCGGAACCGTCCGTCAGGGTGATTGCATGAGTCCCCGCCCGCCAACCCTGCGCGAGAAGCGCCGGTATATTCTTGCACGGATTGAACCTGCCGGAACCGTGCTTGAGCAGAAAGAGTTGTATTACGCTATATCGGATGCAACCACTTCGCTCTGGGGCGATGCGACTACGGCAATTATCACACCCGCGGTTGTTGCGCTTGAATACGGGCATGTGGTCATAAGGTGCCGACGGGGTACCGAACGGGAGCTGGCGATTGCCTTATCTACCGTCACTGCGTGCCGTGACGTGCGCATCTGCCTGCGTATCATCGCAGCATCCGGCACGATCGAGAGCCTGCGCTCACGGTTCCGCCCGAAAAAAATCCCTAAATCCAAAACGGATCCTGAAAAGACAGCAACAGGCACTGGTGCGGGTGAAGAACCTGATCTGTCCGAATGCAGTTTTGCAAAAAAGACCTTTCTTATCGTGCAGTGTAACGGTCAGAAGGTTGATGTGATTGAAAAGGGATTTAAAAATACAAACCGATTGTTCTTAACAAAAGATGATCTGGAGGATTTGAATGCAACCACAATATCAGACAGGATATGACCGGGCGATAACCGTTTTTTCCCCCGATGGCAGGCTCTACCAGGTGGAGTATGCCCGTGAAGCAGTGAAAAGGGGTACCACTGCGGTAGGTATCAAGGCAAAGGACGGCGTTGTCCTGATTGTTGACAAGCGGGTGAGCTCCAGGCTCCTTGAAGCGTCATCGATCGAGAAGATCTTCAAGATCGATGAGCACATCGGGGTTGCCTCTTCCGGCCTTGTCGGGGATGCACGTGCCCTTGTCGACCGGGCACGGGTCGAGTGCCAGATCAACCGCGTGTCCTACGATGAACCCATCGAAGTTGAAGCGCTCTCCAAGAAACTCTGCGATCACATGCAGACGCTCACGCAGTACGGCGGTATCCGCCCGTACGGTACAGCCCTGCTCATTGCGGGTGTGAGCGACGGCGACTGTCGCCTTTTCGAGACAGACCCCTCCGGCACCCTGCTCGAGTACAAGGCAACGGGAATCGGTATCGGCCGCCCGGCTGCCATGAAAGTCTTTGAGGAGGAATACAAACCTGAAATCGAGATCAAGGACGCGATCCTTCTGGGCTTAAAGGCACTCCACTCCGCAACCGAAGGCAAGTTCGATATGGATACCGTTGAGATCGGTGTCACCGGGCGAGAGACTCCCATATTTAAGAAGATGAGCCGGGAAGAAGTCGCCGTGTATGTTGAACAGTTCAAACAGTGATCAGTCTGACCTGACATGATACCGCTCGAAAAGTCCACCGTTGCGCGTCTCGAGAGTTTCGGGGAGCGCTTCGAAATTCTCGTTGATCCCGACAAGGCTGCGTTAGTGAGGCAGGGCCAGGCTATTGACATTGAGGATGTAGTCGCGGCCCTCAATGTGTTCAGCAATACCTCCAAGGCAACCCGTGCTCCGGATGAGGCACTCATAAAAGTCTTCCACACAACGGATTTTGCGACAATTGCGCGCCGTATCATAGAGAAAGGTGAGATCCATCTCACGTCTGAGCAGCGCAAACATATGATTGAGGAGAAGCGCCGCCAGGTGGTAAACTTTATTGCGCGCAATGCCGTCAACCCGCAGACCGGCCACCCGCATCCCCCGCACAGGATCGAGATGGCAATGGAAGAGGCGCGCGTAAACATTGACCCGTTCAAACATCTCGATGAACAGGTCAAAGAAACGGTAAAGGCGCTGCGCCCGATCCTGCCAATACGGTTCGAGGAACTCCGGCTTGCCATCAGGATTCCTGCGGATTTTGCGGCAAAAGCCTATGGTGATATTGCGGCCGGGTCCATCATGGAAAAGGACGAGTGGCAGAAGGACGGCTCCTGGGTATGCGTAGTGCGCATTCCTGCCGGGATCCAGAGCGATTTCTATGATCTCATCAATAAACTCTCCAAAGGCGAGGGTCAGGTGAAGATCCTCAATCAAGTATATTAATTCAGACGACAAATACAACAAGACAGATCGGGGAATCTCCATTATGGCAAGCTCCACACATAAAGCAAAAGGAAAAGTGACAAGAAGTGCCGGACGTTTTGGGTGCCGGTACGGTAGATTTGTACGAAAGCGAGTAGCAGATATTGAAGCTGTTTCACGAGCACTTCACACCTGTCCGAAATGTGACATGCTGTCTGTCCAGCGCCGGGGAACTGGTATCTGGGAATGCCGCAAGTGCGGGTTCAAGTTTGCCGGCGGGTCATACGTGCCGCAGACGCCGGCTATGAAGATTGCCAAGCGTGCAATCGACAGAACCGTTGAAGAACACAGGATAAAATAAACGGATCGATTATGGCAAGTTCCTACAAATGTGCACGGTGCAAGCAGAAAGTTGAGATCGACGTCAACGTACGGTGCCCATACTGTGGACACCGTATTCTTTTTAAGGAACGTGGCGCAGCGATCAAAGAAATGAAAGCCAGGTAATCACTGCGCAATCAGGCAATCTGCCTGAACCCCCATACTTTATCTTCTTTTTTACCCTACTGGACAGAGGGATTCTTTGTATGCCACACCATGAAGCGATCTTCCGGTTTTCAACGGAACATGCCGCTGCCATCTATACAGCACTCTTACCGGAACTTGCCGATGAGGTCAACCCGCGTTCAAAGACGAGCTGCCGGCTGGAAGGCGATACCGTGCTCATACTTACCATTGAAGCAGAAGATATTCCGGCCCTGCGGGCAGCTCTCAATATGGCATTGCGCCTTGTCAATGTAGCCGATGAGATGCAGCAGATCGCGGTAAAATAAATCCGTTCCTGCACGTTTTGGGTGGTGACGGCAGCATGTTTTTCAGCTTCATGTGCCATTCTTTATGCCGTCCGAGGTTCAACACTACCGACAGCAGGTGAAGTATTCTGCTTTGCCCGGCGCAATCCTGAAATACCTTTAACGGGCAGAAATGTAGAGGGAGAACGATCATGAACAATATATCACCCAAAGTACAGAACCAGCTGGGCATGCTCCAGCAAATCCAGCAACAGCTCCAGACCATCCTCCAGCAGAAAGCCCAGTACGAGATGGCTGTCCGCGAAGCCAAGCGTGCGCAGGAAGAGATCAGCGATGCAGCTGAGGATGCAGTCATGTATATGAGTGTCGGCACTGTCATGATGCAGAAGAAGAAAGATGTTGTCAATGCCAAGCTTACCGAGAAGGTAGAGACTCTCGAGCTGCGTATCAAATCCCTAGAAAAACAGGAAAAGATGCTGGCGGGCAAGTTTGAGCAGATGCAGGCCCAGATCAAGGCAGCGCTCGAAAGCAAGGGTTCTCCTTCAGCCGCATAATCAACTCTCTTTTTTTATCTTTGCAAAGTACGCTGTTGGTTCCGGCAGCTTTTTTGTATCCGGGCGCAAAAGAGCATGTATGGATATGGCTCCAGCAGCCCGGCAGTTTTTTTCAATCAAATCTGCCGCAGACCATGCTTCCCGTGCGCATAAAGGGCAGTGCCGGAAAGACCGGAGGACCCCGTACATCGTCCACCCTGCCCGGGTAGCGGGGTACGTGAGTATGTTTGGCGGCTCTCACGTGGCGATCATCTCTGCGTGGCTTCACGATGTCTATGAGGATTGTACGCCGGAATGGATCTCCCTGACGGATTCTTTTATTTTAGCCCTGCCTCTGCCGGAAGATGAACAGCAGGATATTGCTGCCATTGTCGATGCCCTGACAAAAAAGAATACAATCGCCGGAAAATCCGCCCGCCTTTCCGACAGCATAGGGAGGATTCTTGACGCCCCGCCCGAAGCCACGCTGGTCAAGATCTGTGACCGGATCGATAATTTCCTGGATACAGCCTGTCGCGACGGGCAGGTAAGGAAACGCTATCTCGTGTCAACGGATGAGATCATCGACCGGCTCTCTGTGCGTGCAGATTTTTACGGGCACGAAAAAGCAATGCATACGCTCAAAGAGATCCGGTACGCCTCGCCAAAAAAGGATTAAATGAAAATGGGTAAAGAATTATTTCCGGCTGGTCAGGTTGATCGCATTGACCAGCGCCTCTACGGATGAGAGAACGATATCGTCCCCGCTTCCGCTGGCATCGAAAATCTTCCCGTGTTCGTCTTCTACGGCAATGGTGACGTGGCACATCGAGTCCGAACCCCCGGCAATCGCTTCGATGTTGAACTCTTTTAACTGGACCCGCGCCGGCACGATCCCGAAGATCGCGTTCAGGGCGGCATCAACCGGACCATTACCCACGGCAGAAAAGACATGCTCTTTGCCGTTTACCATCGCCTTTACACTCGCCGTGGGGATCATGTGATTGCCGGTCATGATCGCGATGTCCATTAAGTCGAACATCTTGTGGTCCAGTTTGATCTCCATCACGGTCTGGGCAATCTCGTAGAGATCGGCATCGGTCACCCGTTTTCCCTTGCTGGCGATTGCCTTGACTTTCTCGACAATGGCATCCAGCTGTTTCTCATCCGGATTGATCCGGACCTCGGAGAGCATCTGGTTCACCGCGTGCCTGCCGACATGTTTTCCAAGGGTCAGCCTGCGCCGGTGCCCGACCATCTCCGGAGTCATGATGCCGGGTTCGAAGGTTGCGGTATTTTTCATGACGCCATGCGAGTGTATGCCGCTTTCGTGGGAGAAGACATTCTCGCCAACAACCGGCTGGGTTGGCGGTATCGCGATGCCACTGAACCGGGATACGAGGCGCGAGGTCTCTACGAGCCGTTCCTTTCTGATACCGGTATTAATCTTGTAGATTGACTCCATGATCATGGTAGTCTGCGCAAGATCGGCATTACCTGCCCGCTCGCCCAGCCCGTTCACGGTAACCTGTACCTGCGAAGCACCGGCTTCGACTGCGGCAATGGTGTTTGCCACGGCAAGGCCGAAATCATTGTGACAGTGCACGTCGATCGGGCAATCCACATCCCGGTGTATCCGGGCGATGAGCGTCTTCATTCCTGAAGGTGAGATGACGCCTACGGTATCCGGTACATTGATGATGGTAGCACCGGCATCAGCAGCGGTCCGGAAGACTTCGATAAGATAGTCCCAGTCCGTCCGTGTCGCATCCATCGCCGAGAACATGCACTTGTCCGTATGCTCACGGATATAGCCGATAATATCGGCTGTTATGGCGAGCACTTCTTCCCGGCTCTTGTTGATCGTGTTCTCCCGCTGGATATCCGATGTCGGGATGAATACGTGCACCATGTCGACATCGCAGTCAAGACAGGCATCAACGTCTGCTTTGACCGATCGTGCGAGTCCGCAGATGGTGGCCCCGAGATCGAGCTTTTTGATAGCGGCCACCGTCTCTTTCTCGGCTTTTGACGATGCAGGAAATCCTGCCTCTATCGCGTGAACACCGATGTCAGAGAGCTGACGTGCGATCTGGAGTTTCTGTTCAAAAGTGAACGCAATTCCCGGGGTCTGTTCTCCATCCCGGAGCGTAGTGTCGAATACGGTCACGTCTTTCTTCGCTGAGCTAGCGGAGAAGATGACGATCCCCCGCAAAATCCTTGCGAGTAGCCATGCCTCTTTATTCGCATGCGGATTATTTAAAGGAAATCTCGATTCTGGAAAAACCGGCAGCAATTTCGCCGCAAATCCGATACGAATAGCGATATGTTTAATACTGATTTATCCCTACATTAATAGCGCAGTGCCCCGCCTTAACTCAGCCTGGTAGAGTGCGCGGCTGTAGATTGGTTTACCGTTATAGGTAACTGCGCGGCTACCGCGATGTCCCCGGTTCGAATCTGGGAGGCGGGATTTACTGTATCAATGTGCCCAGGTAGTGTAGTGGCCTATCATGATTGCCTGTCACGCAATCGACTCGGATTCGAATTCCGACCTGGGCGTCACTACGATTTTTTTCTTTTTGTTGTTTTTCCCTGAATAGTTCCTGCCCCCGGAAGCACAATGTATTTGGTTTTCGATTGGGGTAAATGACTAATCACCCCTAATGGAAAAATGTTGAAGTGGGTAGGGGGTACCTCCCTCATTAGCAATCCGGGAACGGATCGAACGGATGTATGTACCTTCGGATTACAGGAAATTCATCCGATTTAATGAAAGATAATCGGCTGGCCGGAATTATCCGGCATCACTCATTCCGGAACCTTTAGCAGGAAAAAAAGATGTGGGGTGTTGAACCTTCACTTCACCTGCACGCCATAGACCCCGCTGCCGATCCACCACGTGTCATCCACCGGTTTCATGTACACCAGTTTCGGCACCGATGCGGTGTGGTTAGCCGCTGTGTCCGGGAACATCGCGTGGGAGAACCCGGTCCCGTTGTGGATGGCATTGATGCCGACAACCGTTGTCTTTGCACCATACGGGTCTGTGTAGTCCAAGTAGTTGTATCCTATCCCATCCTTCCAGAACGGATCGGCAAGGATGGTCCCGTCAAAGGTCTCTGCCCAGACAAAGAGATCGTTGTTCACAAACTGTCCCTTTGGGTTGTTGATCTCTGCAAGGGTCTTTTCCTTGCCGTTCAGCTGTGCGTAAGTTACGGCACGGTCAACAAGATCGTACATCTCGGTGCGGGTATGGTTCCGGACAACGATCCCCCGGAGATTTCCTTCCCGGAGCTGCTCATATCCGGGGATAATGATTCCGGAGAAGATCCAGTAGGAATTATCCACCGGCTCGGCGTAATCGATCTTGGGGGCATAGAATGTCCTGCCGTTTTTTGTCACTGCTGCAACCGTGTACGAGTACCCGCCGCCATTCCCTGCAAGGTCCCGCATCTCCCGTATCGTGGGGACGCCATCCGGGTCATGGTAGTTGATCAGGTTGATGCGGTTCTTTGCAGTGTCCGGGGAGAGGGAACTCGCGATCACCGTTCCATTGTAATCGACTGCCATTATTGAGAGTTCCCCGTCGGCAAACGGGCCGGATGGATCACTGAATGTGGTAAGTGCCTTCTCCTTCCCGTTTGCACGGGCATATGCCACAGCCTGTTTCACAAATCCCGTAAGATCCGCAACTGCGTATACCCGGGTAGCCGGTCCGATGGCCGCTGACGGGTATACCATACCGGATCCCGCGTAGGTACCTGCACCGACATAACAGGTCCCGTCCATATCGGAGACGACCGAGAGTTTCGATTCAACACGGTTGTTGTTCTTCGGGTTGGGGTAATCGTAACTGACATACCCGATGCCGTACCTGGCAGTCTCCGCGAGATTCCGGCCAATGGGGACGCCGAAACGGTCGGTCAGGTTACGGATATTGGTACCCACCAGCTCGTGATGGAATGGTTCGGCAAGTGCGGTGCCGTCATAGGCTTCGGAAAATACATAGACCTCGCCCTGCACGAACGGTCCGTTCGGATCATTGAACGCGGCAATTGCCTTCTCCTTTCCGTTCTCGCGGGCGTATGCTGCTGCGCGGTTCACAAGATTTGTCAGCTCTGCCGGGGTTGTTACCCCGGTCGATACCTTCAGCGTGGGAACAGCGGTTGGCGGAGGTGCCTGCCCGGATTCTTTTGAACCGACCGACTGACTGCATCCTGCTGAGACCATACATACGATAATCACGACCAGAACAGGAAGAAAACCCCCCAGCTTCATAACGAAAATTTCGACGGGTAACCAGTTAAATGCTGTCTCAGGTTCAAGGGGGGAAACAGTTGGGCTGTCCGGCTGGGTTTCATTCCCTGTTCCCACCGGCTGATGTCTGCGGTGTTTATCTGTATTTGTGTCTAACCTGTGTGACATAGCTATGAATCTGCGCACCTTCGTAATATCGGGCATTCTCATCATAATATTCCTGTTTTTTGCCGGCTGCACGCAGGGCCAGGTTCCGGCACTGGTACAGACCCCGGCCCCCTCAACTGGAGAAACGGCAGTCAAACCGGTATCACCGGCAGCGACTTCCTCCATTCCGCCGGTAACATCAAAGGAAGAGATGGTAGCGTTCGTCAAAGAGGCCGTTACTTACGCAAAACAGAACGGGAAGCAAAAAGCGCTCACGGAGTTTTCCGATCCTCATGGATCGTTTTTCCGTGGCGTACTGTACATTTATGCGTATGATATCAATGGCACAACGATTGCCCATCCGGTGAACCCGGAAAAGATCGGGATCAACCGCCTCAACGAGAAGGATGCGGAAGGCAACCTGTTCATCCGTGACCTCCGGCAGGCTGCCATCAACGGCACGGGTTTTGCCACGTACTATTACATCAACCCGACCCATAACAACGCGGTGGAGAAGAAACTCGGCTACGCAATGAGCGTCGATCCCACCTGGTGGCTCGGTTCCGGTATCTACCAGGGCCCTGCCGATACACCTATCAAAGATCCGGTAAATGAAAATCTCCGGTAAATGAAACCCCGTCTGCTGCCATTGTCACGACAACACCCCCGGGTAAATACTTCCCTCTTTGTCGTGCACGTGGACCTTCTGTTACTCCACCCGGTACCCTTTCTCCCTTAAGAACGCGGCAATCCACGGCTCAGCCTCCGCGTCTGCCTTCGGCCGTTTCCGTTCTATCTCTTCCCAAATCACCCGGAGCCCCGGGTCTTCGGTATGCATCCCCAGTGTACCCCGTACAGTACCCAGTAATATCCCCTGTTGATCCATCACCCGCATCACAACGCAGCGATAGAACTTGCACTGGGCCGGGCTGTCCCGGTGTATGGTGCAACGACAGAGTGCCCCGTCCGGCCGGAGAAACCGGCACGCTGCCGGGTGCTGGTCCGGAAACGTGTGATCCACAAACAGGTGTCGTTTATCCTCATCGATCTCGGCAATAAATGGTGAGCCGGTTGAGACCGATTCAGCCGCAAATGTAAATGGCCCGAGCTGCTGTTCGATCACAATATAGTCACCCAGGTACATGCAGCACGTGCCGCATTGCCGGCAGGTAAATACCATTCATCCCCTCGCACAGCTCAATAGGATGCGGAACTTAAAAAAAAGCGAGTCTGGAAGGTGAATACTAAAAAAACAGGACCGTCTTTACGATTAAAAAAAATTACTGGATCCTGGCTTCTGCCTTACGAACCACTTCCTTTAACGTCTCGTAATCCGTCGTTGTACCCCCCATGGTGATGGTTTCTATTACGTTCTTCTTTTTGAAAATTACCGTGTAAATGGCAAAATCCTGAAGATCCCCTCCCCGGATTTCACGGAAGGCGATGCTCTTGTCACCGATTGCGGGGAACGGGATCTCATACCTCGTTGAACCATTTTTCCCGGAAAGGATCCCTTCCGTCTCGACAGCATAGACCTTGACCATATTCTCAGGCGGATAGACGCTGATTGACTGATAAATGCCGGTCAGATCATCTTTTTCTCGGTTCATCCGGTAGAATGTTACCCGGTACCCCTGCCGCCAGCCAAGATCGCGGGCGAGCTGGGTAACTTCGCCATAGGTCATCACCGTACGGTCTTTGAGCAGGTAATCCGGAGGTACATCCGTTAACTGGAGTGCCATATCGCCCGGCGGTATGGTGGCACTTGTGGTCTCTGGTGTCGGAGTGGTTGCAGCCTGCGTTATCTGCTGGGGTGGAGATATCGGAGCCGGAGAGAGACAGCCTGCGGAAAGGATCGCCAGTTGCACGATAAGCATGAGTGCAATGAGCCGGATTTTCATATGGTACTCCATCACCGGGTGAATTTAATATCTTACCGGAACCTGCATGGATATCCCCTGGTGAGCACAAGCACTTTATTGACGGGAGCAGAAGATCATTATACGGTGAGTTGTTTGACAAAAACCAGCATTGCCATGCTTGACAAGGATCACCATATCCACCTGATCCCCGGTGAACGCGTACTCATGCTGAGCATTGAGCACTCGGCGATAAGAAAAGTCGAGAATGAACGGTTCGAGGTGGAGTGTTTCATAAAACTCTCCGTTGAAACGTTCCCTCATCCGCTTGAGGATGTTATCCGGTTCACATTCGCGTGCGCCAAGACGCCCGGCCAGCAGATGATGACCGAACTGACATTTGTCCAGAATCATATCATCAAGTTCATCTTCGACCAGGGCCTGTCTGGCGAACTCTGCGATTGTACTCCTGATGATCCTGAATCCCGGGAGTGCGGGATTACGATCTCCTCTGAAATCAAAAAGCATATGCTTGCTTCTAAGCAGTTTAGGGAAGCACTCGCCCGGCACGGCGCATTGCCGGACACGGTAATATTCTTAAAATAATTCCGTGACCGTGATTCCGGAATGGGTGCAGATGCAGGATCGGTGCATCTCTCCATTCAGCAGGAAAAACACGTAAATACTGATAAATATCTTTTTCTCGCAATACATACAATTTGGGAAAGAAGGCTGACGTATGGAGTGGTATCATGGGTGATCCAGAACTGCGCAGTGACGAGACGGTGCTCGTACGGACGCAGGATGTGTATGTCAAGTCGATCCCGTTTGAAGGTATTCTCACCAACAAACGGATTGTTCTGATCGACCGGACAAAAAACCACCTGCCGCTAAAAGAGATCCCGCTTGTCACGATCAAGGATGTTGAGGGAGGAGAGAATGCTATCCGTGATCCGGTTGTCACGATCACCGTGATCACAAGGACCGGTGAGACCCGGCAGATGGTTCTTACCTTCTCCCGCACGGC from Methanoregula sp. harbors:
- a CDS encoding cache domain-containing protein — its product is MKLGGFLPVLVVIIVCMVSAGCSQSVGSKESGQAPPPTAVPTLKVSTGVTTPAELTNLVNRAAAYARENGKEKAIAAFNDPNGPFVQGEVYVFSEAYDGTALAEPFHHELVGTNIRNLTDRFGVPIGRNLAETARYGIGYVSYDYPNPKNNNRVESKLSVVSDMDGTCYVGAGTYAGSGMVYPSAAIGPATRVYAVADLTGFVKQAVAYARANGKEKALTTFSDPSGPFADGELSIMAVDYNGTVIASSLSPDTAKNRINLINYHDPDGVPTIREMRDLAGNGGGYSYTVAAVTKNGRTFYAPKIDYAEPVDNSYWIFSGIIIPGYEQLREGNLRGIVVRNHTRTEMYDLVDRAVTYAQLNGKEKTLAEINNPKGQFVNNDLFVWAETFDGTILADPFWKDGIGYNYLDYTDPYGAKTTVVGINAIHNGTGFSHAMFPDTAANHTASVPKLVYMKPVDDTWWIGSGVYGVQVK
- a CDS encoding cache domain-containing protein, with amino-acid sequence MNLRTFVISGILIIIFLFFAGCTQGQVPALVQTPAPSTGETAVKPVSPAATSSIPPVTSKEEMVAFVKEAVTYAKQNGKQKALTEFSDPHGSFFRGVLYIYAYDINGTTIAHPVNPEKIGINRLNEKDAEGNLFIRDLRQAAINGTGFATYYYINPTHNNAVEKKLGYAMSVDPTWWLGSGIYQGPADTPIKDPVNENLR
- a CDS encoding YkgJ family cysteine cluster protein, with translation MVFTCRQCGTCCMYLGDYIVIEQQLGPFTFAAESVSTGSPFIAEIDEDKRHLFVDHTFPDQHPAACRFLRPDGALCRCTIHRDSPAQCKFYRCVVMRVMDQQGILLGTVRGTLGMHTEDPGLRVIWEEIERKRPKADAEAEPWIAAFLREKGYRVE